In a single window of the Rhodoferax saidenbachensis genome:
- a CDS encoding TRAP transporter substrate-binding protein — MARPSAQTWALAGLLALSCASASAQTKLRAWNIHPDGYPVTEAMKRFASLVEQNTGGRYQIEVFSNATLGDQPKAVQMLKAGEVDVAEFSSGPLSDAAPGLKALNLPFLFSDSAHMFKHLDGKLGERFAAKLQTAGFVVLGWYDGGGRSFYCASRTINSFKDLAGARIRVQQSEIYIEMVKLLQATPVALPFKDVLGALEQNTVDCAENNMPSFESTGHYKVAKSVYVTNHVVSPEALVVSTKLWASLSPADKAAFSKAGTDSATLMRELWNKRVASAIETVTKQGVQFVRVKDVAPMVRRMSPLYGKYMADPSTREELLTIIGN; from the coding sequence GTGGCACGCCCTAGCGCGCAGACCTGGGCTCTTGCTGGTCTGCTGGCCCTGAGCTGCGCCAGTGCCAGCGCGCAAACCAAACTGCGCGCCTGGAATATCCACCCCGATGGCTATCCGGTCACCGAAGCCATGAAACGTTTCGCCAGCCTGGTTGAACAAAACACCGGTGGGCGGTACCAGATAGAGGTTTTCTCCAACGCCACGTTGGGTGACCAGCCCAAGGCCGTGCAAATGCTCAAGGCCGGTGAGGTAGATGTTGCCGAGTTCAGCTCTGGCCCGTTGTCCGATGCAGCGCCTGGCCTCAAGGCGCTGAACCTGCCATTCCTGTTCAGTGACTCGGCCCATATGTTCAAGCACCTGGATGGCAAGCTGGGTGAGCGCTTTGCGGCCAAGCTACAGACTGCGGGCTTTGTGGTGCTGGGTTGGTACGACGGTGGCGGGCGCTCGTTCTACTGCGCCAGCCGCACCATCAACAGCTTCAAAGACCTGGCGGGAGCCCGCATTCGCGTGCAGCAGTCCGAGATTTACATCGAGATGGTGAAGCTGCTCCAGGCCACACCGGTGGCCTTGCCGTTCAAGGACGTGCTGGGCGCGCTGGAACAGAACACGGTGGACTGTGCCGAGAACAACATGCCCTCGTTCGAATCCACCGGGCACTACAAGGTGGCCAAATCGGTGTACGTAACCAACCACGTGGTCTCGCCCGAAGCGCTGGTGGTCTCTACCAAGCTGTGGGCCAGCCTGAGCCCCGCGGACAAGGCCGCATTTTCCAAGGCCGGGACAGACTCTGCCACGCTCATGCGCGAGTTGTGGAACAAACGTGTGGCCTCTGCCATTGAGACGGTCACCAAACAGGGCGTGCAATTTGTGCGCGTGAAAGACGTGGCCCCCATGGTGCGGCGCATGTCTCCGCTGTATGGCAAATACATGGCCGACCCGAGCACCCGCGAAGAACTGCTCACTATCATCGGCAACTGA
- a CDS encoding LysE family translocator, producing the protein MLALDTTLTFFAASVLLALSPGPDNVFVLLHSAVHGRKAGLMVVLGLCSGLLFHTAAVALGLAALFAASTTAFTALKLLGAGYLLYLAWGAWNAPVGIQDSDSSPPMTPLQTYGRGVVMNVTNPKVAIFFLAFLPQFADPAAGPVAVQILMLGGIFMLAALLTFGAIAWFAASFGAVFKRSLRAQRWLNRVASLVFVGLALRLATAQR; encoded by the coding sequence ATGCTTGCTCTGGACACCACCCTGACGTTTTTTGCCGCTTCGGTATTGCTGGCCCTCTCGCCAGGGCCGGACAACGTGTTTGTTCTTTTGCACTCGGCCGTGCACGGGCGAAAGGCGGGCCTGATGGTGGTATTGGGTTTGTGCAGCGGCCTGCTGTTTCACACCGCCGCGGTGGCGCTGGGTCTGGCGGCGCTGTTTGCCGCCTCCACCACCGCCTTCACTGCGCTCAAGCTCCTCGGCGCCGGCTATTTGTTGTACTTGGCCTGGGGTGCCTGGAACGCGCCTGTGGGCATTCAGGACAGCGACAGTTCCCCGCCCATGACGCCGCTGCAAACCTATGGCCGTGGCGTGGTGATGAACGTCACCAACCCCAAGGTGGCCATCTTCTTTCTGGCTTTTCTGCCGCAGTTCGCCGACCCCGCTGCGGGGCCGGTGGCAGTGCAAATCCTCATGCTCGGTGGCATCTTCATGCTGGCCGCCTTGTTGACCTTTGGCGCGATTGCCTGGTTTGCCGCCAGCTTTGGCGCGGTATTCAAACGCTCACTGCGCGCACAGCGCTGGCTCAACCGTGTGGCCAGCCTGGTGTTTGTGGGACTGGCGCTGCGCCTGGCCACCGCGCAGCGCTAA